A region of Lycium barbarum isolate Lr01 chromosome 3, ASM1917538v2, whole genome shotgun sequence DNA encodes the following proteins:
- the LOC132633172 gene encoding acyl carrier protein 1, chloroplastic-like, producing the protein MASASATCLRFGCSANQAFNTSQISRGVKLVSVGWGRTAGFPSLRTSRFHVAAAKAETVDKVISIVRKQLALPAETKVGPESTFSKDLGADSLDTVEIVMALEEEFGIAVEEENSENIATVQDAADLIEKLVEKK; encoded by the exons ATGGCTAGTGCTTCAGCTACTTGTCTCAGATTTGGGTGTTCAGCCAATCAGGCGTTCAACACATCTCAG ATAAGCAGAGGTGTAAAGTTGGTCTCTGTGGGTTGGGGAAGGACTGCTGGTTTCCCTTCTCTCAGAACATCCCGTTTCCATGTTGCAGCT GCAAAGGCAGAGACAGTGGATAAGGTGATAAGCATAGTGAGGAAGCAACTGGCTTTACCTGCAGAGACTAAAGTTGGTCCTGAAAGTACGTTTAGTAAGGACCTTGGTGCTGACTCTCTTGACACT GTGGAGATTGTGATGGCCTTGGAGGAGGAGTTTGGgattgcagtagaagaagagaaTTCTGAGAATATTGCAACAGTCCAAGATGCTGCTGACTTGATTGAAAAACTTGTTGAAAAAAAGTAG